In the genome of Cydia strobilella chromosome Z, ilCydStro3.1, whole genome shotgun sequence, one region contains:
- the LOC134754568 gene encoding RNA polymerase II subunit A C-terminal domain phosphatase SSU72-like encodes MADLFVAVVCSSNMNRSMEAHAFLAKKGFKVKSFGTGEKVKLPGASADRPNCYEFGVPYDDIYNDLLDKDKTYYTQNGLLHMLDRNRRIKPCPERFQDCKNRFDVIITCEERVYDQVIEWFGSRRSIHNQPVHVINMDIQDNHEEATIGAFLISDMVSKMAQSDDLDNDIDELLHDFEGTCHRPILNCIMFY; translated from the coding sequence ATGGCAGATTTATTTGTCGCTGTCGTTTGTTCTTCGAACATGAATCGTAGCATGGAAGCTCACGCATTCCTGGCTAAgaaggggttcaaagtgaaaTCATTTGGTACGGGAGAAAAAGTGAAACTACCGGGTGCATCAGCCGATCGACCCAATTGTTACGAGTTTGGGGTTCCTTACGATGATATCTATAACGACTTGTTGGACAAAGATAAAACATACTACACCCAAAATGGATTGTTACACATGTTAGATAGAAATCGAAGAATCAAGCCATGCCCGGAGAGGTTCCAGGATTGTAAAAACCGCTTTGATGTGATCATCACATGTGAAGAAAGAGTATACGATCAAGTTATTGAATGGTTCGGGTCAAGGAGGTCCATCCACAACCAGCCTGTGCATGTGATCAACATGGACATACAGGACAACCACGAGGAAGCTACCATCGGTGCATTTCTCATCAGCGACATGGTTTCTAAGATGGCGCAGAGTGATGACTTGGACAATGATATTGATGAATTATTACATGACTTTGAGGGAACATGCCATAGACCCATTTTGAAttgtattatgttttattga